Genomic DNA from Mycolicibacterium helvum:
CGAGGGTGGCCGTCCACAGCGGTCGCGAGATGTCCAGCGGCGACTGCAGGCTCACCTCGGCCAGGTCGAGGACCTCGCGCAGCGTGCCGGGCTCGGGCACCCGCACCCGGCGGACATGGAAGTCGAGGTTGAAGTCGGGGTCGACGACCCAGCGGGGCGCGGCCGTCGGCAGGGTCGGCACGACCACCCGTTGGCGCAGACGGAGCACCTTGCGCGAGGCGTTCTCGAAGCCCGTCCGGAACCGATTCCAGTCTGGTGTGCGGTCGAGGATCTCCAGGGCCATGATGCCCGACCGGGTCCGCGGATTCGCCTCGCCGCGGTGCAGCAGCATGTCCAGGGCGCCGAGTTCGTCAACGGGTCCGCTCATCGGTCCACCCTCATCGACACCGCCAGCCTCTCTTTCCCGGATCCGTCCACGCGGTAACCACGCTAGTCGGCGCACAGGAGTGGCGGGTCTCGATTGTGAGACGGCTTGACGTGCCTGGCCTGCCGCGGCAATCGATTCCGCCGCACACCTTCGGTGGATTCCGCGAAAGGGCCAAGGACTCAGTCGAGTCCGACTGGGCCACGCACAGCGGCGGCAGCAGTGCGGCCACTACGTAGGCATCCATGTCGACCTCGACCGCCGTTTAGCGTTATCTTATTTTTACCTTAATTTTCTTAGAGTTCGTGTAGTCTGGGCCGTGCCGCAGCAACGGAAGGAACCCGCCATGCAGCAACCCGCACGCGTCGTCCTGATCACGGGCGCATCGAGAGGCATCGGAGCCGAGGTCGCACGCCAGCTCGCCTCCCCCGACACCCACGTCATCGTGAACTACCGCGAGAAGGCGAACCGGGCGAACGCGGTCGTCGACGCGATCCGTGATGCCGGCGGGAACGCATCAGCCCTGGGCGCCGACATCTCCGACGCCGCCGAGGCCGCGGAAATGATGGACTACATCGCTACCCACTTCGGGAAGTTGGATGCACTGATCCTCAACGCATCAGGTGGCCTCGAGATGGGCGCGGATCCCGGTTATGCGATGCGGCTCAACCGCGATGCGCAGCGCCGACTGGCGATGCTGGCCATGCCGCTGATGCCCGCCGGGGGCCGGATCGTCTTCGTCACCAGCCACCAGGCCCACTTCTATCCGCACAAGGCGGTGCCAAAGGGATATGCGGGCGTGGCCGCAAGCAAGCGGGCGGGCGAAACTGCGCTCTACGCAATGCGTTCCGCATTCGATCATGCCGGAATCCACTTGACGGTGGTCTCCGGCGACATGATCGACGGGACCATCATCGTCCGGCTGTTGCAGCGCCGAGACCCCGAAGCGGTGGATTCCCGTCGCCGGCAGGCCGCGCTGCCGACGGTCGAAGAATTCGCCACCGCGATCGTCAATGCCGCGATCACTCCGAGCCCGTCGACGATCGTCTATATCGGCGGCGCCGACTATCTGATGACGGTGGCCTGAGCGTCAGCTCGCTGAGCTGACCGCGGCCCTTCCGGTGCCCTTGCCCGCGGCGACGTGCCGGCCGTACACGATGCCCAGGAAGCTCGCGACGGCCTCGGCCGCCAGCTGGCAGCGCAGTGTGGCGATGGTGTCGAACGCGTGGTGCGCGTTGGGCAACTCGGCATAGGAAACAGTGCGGGGCCCGGACTTTCGCAGTGCAGCGGTGAAAGCCCGCGCCTGCGAACTCGGTATGACGGCGTCGCTTTCACCATGCAGCACGAAGAATGGCGGGGCGTTGCGGTGGATGCGGTGCATGGGCGACGCGTCCCGGTACAGCTTGGGCTCATCGGCCAGGCGACGTTGCATGACGACGTGCTCGAGCAGCGGCATCATCAGCGGGTGCATGTTGTCTGAGTTCGTCAGGTCGTAGACGCCGTAGTAGGGAGCGGCGGCCTGCACGCTGGTGTCGGCGTCCTCGAATCCCGGCTGCAGAGTCGGGTCCCCCGCGGTGAGCGCGGCCAGCGAAGACAGGTGCCCGCCGGCCGAGCCGCCGGTGATGGCGATGAAGTCGGGGTCTCCCCCGTACTCCGCGATGTTGTCCCGTACCCAGGCGATGGCGCGTTTGACGTCGATGATGTGTGCCGGGAACGCGTTGCGCGGGCTGCGGCTGTAGTTGATCGAGACGCAGATCCAACCCAGCTCGGACATCCGAGTCATCAGCGGATAGCCTTGGCCCCGTTTGTCATTGACCGACCACCCGCCGCCGGGCACGTGGATCAGGACGGGTGCGCGATACCCCGCAGGCAGGTCGGGGCGGCGCCAGACGTCGAGTAGATGATTACGCCCACCGGGCCCGTAGGAGATGTTCCTGGTCTTTTTTGCGTAGCGGCCGCGATCCCGCATGGCGGCGAGGACGCCGCCCAGATTGGGGCGACGAGCCGCGTACGCCTCGAGCGGGTGGTGCACGGCGTCGGTGTAGTTCGCGCCGAAGGAATCTTGAAGCGCGGCGTCGAGGACGGTATCGGCCTTCTGGACAGCCAGCGCGCAGGCGATCTTCTCCAGCGGCGAGGGAATGGCTGAGAGTGCGTGACCGGTGAGGACGTGCGGCGCAAATTCGGCCGAGAGCCAGCCAAGCACCCAACCCGCGGCAGCCGGCGACCCCCGCAGCAGCAGCGAGCCGGTATGGAACGCCTGCGCACAGCGCGCGGTGACCTGCTCGATCGGGCTGCTCATAGCTGAAGACTCCCTTGTCCTTAGCTCGTCTAACGCGTTTGCCAATGCCCCGGCGTGTGCCAGTCGTCACACCATAACTCAACTTTTGCCGAAGCTGAGGAATTCTCAGGTTCTAGTTTGTTTTGACGCTGTTCGCGCAGGCCAGACGCCAAGGTAACCGGCGAATCAAGTTAGGTTGCTCAGCCAGGCCGCGTGTCGGCCCGGCAAAGTGAACAACCGGTGGCGTGACGCTGTCTGCCGGTTTGACTCCCAGGAAACGTCAAGCGATTCCCAGCGATGATTTGACGATGCTCCTCGAGAACCCGTACTCCGCAGCTGTTGGCGCCCTGGCCGCCCGCACCGAGCCGACGTACGTCGCGCACCTGTCCGCGCCGTTGAGCCGGCGGTTTCCGCGAAAGTCGACGGAGCATGCGTCTCATCCCAACGATGCAGCTCAGGCCGGGCTGTTCAACGAGCTGATGCAGGCCGAGATCGATGATCTCGAGGACCTGATCCTCGTTGCCGAGCGCCGCTGGTCGAGCCGGGTCGACGCCGGCTGGGGTGCCGAGCGGACGCCCGAACCAGTGTTGCGGCTGCGGGAGAAACTGAAGGAAGTGCAGCGGCTACAGAAGGCGTTGCAGGCCCGATTCGGCACCGATTGAATACTCGCGCGGATCTGCGCTCATCAAGATTGCAATTCACAGAGCGCTACACACGCCCCAGCTGGCAAACCAGTCCCGCTAAACTATCGGCGCGCTGCCTCCGTAGCTCAGTTGGATAGAGCAAGGGCCTTCTAATCCCTAGGTCGCAGGTTCGATTCCTGCCGGGGGCGCTGGTCAGAGATGGTATTTAGCCGTACTAAATAAGCTCGGTCGGCGTTTATTCGGCGTTTATAGCGGACCTGAGTTGTCGGCGACGGCGTTGTCGAGCAGATCTGCCACCTGGTTGTGGACGCGGCCGCGGCTCATGTATCGGTCCTGGGTCATCGAGACTTTGGCGTGGCCAAGGTGGTCGGCACCAATTCTCGCCGACAGCCCGGCGTCATCGATGAGCGTCGCGACTGTCTTGCGGAAGCTGTGCGAGCTGATGTCCGGGACGCCCAATTCATCGCGGATCCTGCGCCACTGC
This window encodes:
- a CDS encoding alpha/beta hydrolase — protein: MSSPIEQVTARCAQAFHTGSLLLRGSPAAAGWVLGWLSAEFAPHVLTGHALSAIPSPLEKIACALAVQKADTVLDAALQDSFGANYTDAVHHPLEAYAARRPNLGGVLAAMRDRGRYAKKTRNISYGPGGRNHLLDVWRRPDLPAGYRAPVLIHVPGGGWSVNDKRGQGYPLMTRMSELGWICVSINYSRSPRNAFPAHIIDVKRAIAWVRDNIAEYGGDPDFIAITGGSAGGHLSSLAALTAGDPTLQPGFEDADTSVQAAAPYYGVYDLTNSDNMHPLMMPLLEHVVMQRRLADEPKLYRDASPMHRIHRNAPPFFVLHGESDAVIPSSQARAFTAALRKSGPRTVSYAELPNAHHAFDTIATLRCQLAAEAVASFLGIVYGRHVAAGKGTGRAAVSSAS
- a CDS encoding SDR family oxidoreductase, yielding MQQPARVVLITGASRGIGAEVARQLASPDTHVIVNYREKANRANAVVDAIRDAGGNASALGADISDAAEAAEMMDYIATHFGKLDALILNASGGLEMGADPGYAMRLNRDAQRRLAMLAMPLMPAGGRIVFVTSHQAHFYPHKAVPKGYAGVAASKRAGETALYAMRSAFDHAGIHLTVVSGDMIDGTIIVRLLQRRDPEAVDSRRRQAALPTVEEFATAIVNAAITPSPSTIVYIGGADYLMTVA